A window of the Podarcis raffonei isolate rPodRaf1 chromosome 4, rPodRaf1.pri, whole genome shotgun sequence genome harbors these coding sequences:
- the TMEM45A gene encoding transmembrane protein 45A, whose translation MANFKGHALPGSFFLIFGLWWSVKYPLKYLCRRKKNASIGSKAGFHRLEIAEGIAKASFALIGMIAEQFVPDGPHLKLYNYEEKQWDHLMNWQHATMYLFYGISGMVDIVVHSTNVLPVALDRLMLSIAVFVEGFLFYFHIHGRPMLDYHVHQLLVVAVFGGAACIFLEVFFRGVIVLEMFRTSLCILQGSWFWQIGFVLYPPSGGPEWNQTDHNNIMFITMCYCWHYAFALLIMALNYTVISWIVRTKLKQTPSMEIGLLKTSERDQESEDEI comes from the exons ATGGCAAATTTTAAAGGTCATGCACTTCCTGGGAGTTTCTTCCTTATCTTTGGCCTGTGGTGGTCTGTGAAATATCCACTGAAGTACCTCTGTCGAAGGAAAAAGAACGCTTCCATTGGTTCCAAGGCAGGATTTCATCGCTTAGAAATAGCAGAAGGCATAGCCAAAGCCTCCTTTGCCCTTATTG GTATGATCGCCGAGCAGTTTGTTCCTGATGGGCCACATCTGAAGTTATACAATTATGAAGAGAAACAATGGGATCACCTAATGAACTGGCAGCATGCAACCATGTATCTTTTCTATGGCATCTCAGGGATGGTAGACATTGTGGTGCACAGCACTAATGTGTTACCAGTAGCCTTGGACAGGTTGATGCTTTCGATTGCTGTTTTTGTGGAAG gatttttattttatttccacatCCACGGGCGACCTATGTTAGATTACCATGTTCATCAGTTACTTGTAGTGGCCGTCTTTGGAGGAGCTGCTTGCATCTTCTTGGAGGTCTTCTTCCGTGGCGTCATTGTCCTTGAGATGTTCCGAACAAGTCTTTGTATACTGCAGGGGAGCTGGTTCTGGCAG ATTGGATTTGTACTTTATCCTCCAAGTGGGGGTCCAGAATGGAACCAAACGGACCACAATAATATCATGTTCATCACCATGTGCTATTGCTGGCATTATGCATTTGCACTTCTAATTATGGCTTTGAATTACACCGTAATCAGCTG GATAGTTCGCACAAAACTAAAACAAACTCCATCCATGGAAATTGGATTATTGAAAACATCTGAGCGAGATCAGGAATCAGAAGATGAGATCTAA